A section of the Bifidobacterium sp. ESL0728 genome encodes:
- a CDS encoding helix-turn-helix transcriptional regulator, with the protein MKYTPTTTKRDLRIIGEHFATQRKLLGLRVSDVAKRAGISETTVTNLEHGRPVRSDALITVARILQLADYMVKAADPYSHDLGMVRATQILPKRVR; encoded by the coding sequence ATGAAATATACGCCTACTACCACGAAACGAGACTTGCGGATTATCGGGGAACATTTTGCGACGCAGCGTAAGCTGCTGGGGCTGCGGGTCAGTGATGTGGCCAAGCGTGCGGGGATTAGCGAAACTACTGTGACCAATCTTGAGCATGGGAGGCCGGTACGCTCTGATGCGCTGATTACCGTTGCCCGCATACTTCAGCTGGCCGATTACATGGTCAAGGCCGCTGACCCGTATTCGCATGACTTGGGCATGGTTCGCGCCACCCAGATTCTGCCAAAACGAGTGCGCTAA
- a CDS encoding type II toxin-antitoxin system HipA family toxin, giving the protein MSQQQVEVLTTVGNGKELTAGTLYFNGPSSTFRYSSDYVDNPDSFDLAPSLPRSLSPFVFAGLGPFSDAAPDRWGRKLLERNRKRRNLPESEYLLGVNDVTRQGAVRFFSDGKALAGNEGVPVLTDLSGLLDTADAVEENREVDDTALRRLYRATGSLGGARPKASVFDRNALWLAKFPKPDGDDWDVIGWEAVTLELAEQAGIDVPEHRVANIKDSNNQQRTVLLTKRFDRGEGTQPEKLQRIPYISAMTALEAKDGEGGDWLDLVEFARQIGVDTRQLWQRAMFGAVIGNLDDHLRNHGFLRSPKDWQLSPAFDLNPEPYQGEADDRHQLALFGDEHVNGTALTSDEALDLFGISRQESRDYAGTLGSVMKQAIPRARLRHIDSRSVSVMESRFEHAQEQLAEL; this is encoded by the coding sequence ATGAGTCAGCAACAAGTTGAAGTCCTTACCACAGTTGGGAACGGCAAAGAGCTGACTGCCGGGACGCTGTATTTCAACGGCCCCAGCTCCACCTTCAGATACAGCTCTGATTATGTTGACAATCCAGACTCATTCGACCTTGCTCCCAGCCTTCCTCGTTCACTTTCACCATTCGTTTTCGCTGGTTTGGGCCCGTTTTCTGATGCGGCTCCCGATCGGTGGGGAAGAAAACTGCTTGAGCGCAACCGTAAGCGCCGCAATCTGCCGGAGTCCGAATATCTATTGGGCGTCAATGACGTGACCCGTCAGGGTGCGGTCAGATTTTTTTCGGACGGAAAAGCGCTCGCGGGCAATGAAGGTGTTCCGGTGCTCACGGATTTGTCGGGATTGCTGGACACAGCCGATGCGGTCGAGGAGAATCGGGAAGTCGACGATACCGCCTTGCGTAGGCTCTATCGCGCAACGGGTTCACTGGGTGGTGCCCGCCCGAAGGCATCGGTGTTCGATCGTAACGCCCTGTGGCTGGCCAAATTCCCGAAGCCTGACGGTGACGATTGGGACGTCATCGGTTGGGAAGCGGTGACGTTGGAACTTGCCGAGCAGGCCGGAATTGATGTGCCAGAGCATCGTGTCGCGAACATCAAGGATTCGAACAATCAGCAGCGGACGGTTCTTCTGACCAAACGTTTTGATCGTGGCGAGGGCACTCAGCCTGAGAAGTTACAGCGGATTCCCTATATTTCCGCCATGACGGCTCTAGAGGCGAAAGACGGGGAAGGCGGCGATTGGCTGGACTTGGTCGAGTTCGCGCGTCAGATCGGTGTCGATACCCGCCAGCTTTGGCAACGTGCCATGTTCGGCGCGGTCATCGGTAATCTTGACGATCATTTGCGCAACCACGGTTTTCTGCGTTCACCGAAGGATTGGCAGCTTTCGCCCGCGTTCGATTTGAATCCCGAACCTTATCAGGGTGAGGCGGATGACCGGCATCAGCTTGCGCTTTTTGGCGATGAGCATGTGAACGGCACGGCATTGACGAGCGATGAGGCATTGGATCTGTTTGGCATTTCGCGGCAGGAATCGCGGGATTACGCGGGAACTCTGGGTTCTGTTATGAAGCAGGCCATTCCGAGAGCCAGATTGCGACACATCGATAGTCGTTCCGTTTCGGTTATGGAATCAAGGTTCGAACACGCCCAAGAGCAGCTGGCGGAGCTTTAA
- a CDS encoding SDR family oxidoreductase — MADQRRVVILGGHGKVALLAEPKLKEAGFAIDAVIRNPAQSDDVRKAGANPVVFDMEHANVDSFVGLFEGAVAVVFSAGAGGGDDDRTHAVDYQAAVNAIDAAEKAGVRRFVMVSYDTADRDPQEMGWPESFITYAQSKHDADAHLRDSSLEYTILGPGMLTLEPETDKIVLTDDHTMIDGKPATNDQRKTSRGNVAAVIARVLSADVAKRKTIDFYDGDKPIDEVLI, encoded by the coding sequence ATGGCTGATCAGCGACGAGTGGTGATTTTGGGTGGGCATGGCAAGGTGGCGCTGCTCGCCGAGCCGAAACTGAAGGAAGCGGGTTTCGCGATTGACGCGGTCATCCGCAACCCGGCACAGTCCGATGACGTGCGCAAGGCCGGCGCGAATCCGGTGGTCTTCGATATGGAACATGCCAATGTCGACAGCTTTGTGGGTTTGTTCGAAGGCGCCGTAGCCGTCGTATTCTCGGCTGGTGCCGGCGGTGGGGATGACGATCGCACCCATGCCGTGGATTATCAGGCCGCGGTCAACGCCATTGATGCCGCCGAGAAGGCTGGCGTACGTCGTTTCGTGATGGTTTCCTATGATACGGCCGACCGCGACCCGCAGGAGATGGGCTGGCCCGAGTCGTTCATCACGTATGCGCAGTCCAAGCACGATGCTGACGCCCATTTGCGTGACTCTTCCCTCGAATACACGATTTTGGGTCCGGGCATGTTGACGCTTGAGCCGGAAACCGACAAGATCGTCCTGACCGACGACCATACGATGATCGACGGCAAGCCTGCGACCAACGATCAGCGCAAGACCTCGCGTGGCAACGTCGCGGCAGTCATCGCCCGCGTCCTCAGTGCCGACGTCGCCAAGCGCAAGACCATCGACTTCTATGACGGCGACAAGCCGATTGACGAGGTTTTGATCTGA
- a CDS encoding zinc ribbon domain-containing protein — protein MEQKQYVCEKCGCRTYTSDQFQATGGEFAKLFNVQNKKFITVSCTQCGYTELYRAETDAGMNVLDFLMN, from the coding sequence ATGGAGCAGAAACAGTACGTATGTGAGAAATGCGGTTGCCGGACCTACACTTCCGACCAATTCCAGGCGACGGGCGGGGAATTCGCCAAGCTGTTCAATGTGCAGAACAAGAAGTTCATCACCGTCAGCTGCACGCAATGCGGCTATACCGAGCTCTATCGTGCCGAAACCGACGCCGGCATGAACGTTCTTGATTTCCTGATGAACTGA